A DNA window from Acinetobacter sp. 10FS3-1 contains the following coding sequences:
- the tkt gene encoding transketolase, translating into MTTPLNERRIANAIRVLAMDAVQKANSGHPGAPMGMADIADVVWREFLNHNPANPNWANRDRFVLSNGHGSMLQYALLHLTGYDLSIEDLKAFRQLHSKTPGHPELGYAPGIETTTGPLGQGIANAVGFALAEKTLAAQFNKDDIKVVDHYTYCFLGDGCLMEGVSHEVCSLAGTLGLGKLIAYYDDNGISIDGEVEGWFSDDTEQRFLAYGWQVLKVDGHDADAIRQATVEAKAEANKPTIIICKTVIGLGSPNKQGKEDSHGAPLGHDEIVLTREALGWTDEAFVIPEDVYAAWDAKAKGAESEAAWNETFAAYAAKYPTEAAELKRRLSGELPADFVAKADAYIAEVNAKAETIATRKASQNTLQALVPSLPEVLGGSADLAGSNLTLWKGAQGVQDNPAGNYVHYGVREFGMTAIANGVALHGGFIPYVATFLMFMEYARNAVRMSALMKQRVIHVYTHDSIGLGEDGPTHQPIEQIASLRGTPNLNTWRPCDTVEAAISWKSALMRAEGPTALIFSRQNLPFQNRTDAQIADVAKGGYVLAEEKGELKAIIIATGSEVSLAMEAYAQLEGVRVVSMPCAEEFMKQEAAYREAVLPTHIRARIAVEAAHVDYWWKFVGLDGRVIGMTTYGESAPAKDLFQYFGITTEAVVAAVKEITA; encoded by the coding sequence ATGACAACCCCGCTTAATGAACGTCGTATTGCAAACGCAATTCGTGTATTGGCAATGGATGCTGTGCAAAAAGCAAACTCAGGACATCCAGGTGCTCCAATGGGGATGGCAGACATCGCTGATGTGGTCTGGCGCGAATTCCTGAACCATAACCCAGCTAACCCGAATTGGGCTAACCGTGACCGTTTTGTATTGTCGAATGGTCATGGTTCTATGCTTCAATACGCACTTCTTCATTTAACGGGCTATGATCTTTCAATTGAAGATCTGAAAGCATTCCGTCAGCTTCATTCGAAAACTCCGGGTCACCCTGAGCTGGGCTATGCGCCCGGGATTGAAACGACCACCGGTCCATTGGGTCAAGGTATTGCCAATGCTGTTGGTTTTGCGCTGGCAGAAAAAACCTTAGCAGCACAATTCAACAAAGACGACATCAAGGTTGTCGATCACTACACTTACTGCTTCCTGGGCGATGGCTGCTTAATGGAAGGCGTTTCACATGAAGTCTGTTCATTGGCAGGTACTTTGGGTCTGGGTAAGCTAATTGCTTACTACGATGACAATGGCATCTCGATTGATGGCGAAGTAGAAGGCTGGTTCTCTGACGATACAGAACAGCGCTTCCTGGCTTATGGCTGGCAAGTACTAAAAGTTGATGGTCACGATGCAGATGCGATCCGTCAGGCAACTGTTGAAGCAAAAGCAGAAGCGAACAAACCAACCATTATTATCTGTAAAACCGTGATTGGTTTGGGTTCACCAAACAAACAGGGTAAAGAAGACAGTCATGGTGCACCACTCGGTCATGACGAAATCGTGTTGACTCGTGAAGCGCTAGGCTGGACTGACGAAGCATTTGTGATTCCTGAAGATGTGTATGCAGCTTGGGATGCGAAAGCCAAAGGTGCTGAATCAGAAGCAGCCTGGAATGAAACTTTTGCCGCTTATGCAGCAAAATACCCAACTGAAGCCGCTGAACTTAAACGTCGTTTATCTGGTGAACTACCAGCCGACTTCGTCGCTAAAGCAGATGCATATATTGCAGAAGTGAATGCCAAAGCTGAAACCATTGCAACACGTAAAGCCAGTCAAAATACCCTGCAAGCGCTGGTCCCTTCTTTACCGGAGGTTCTGGGTGGTTCTGCTGACCTTGCAGGCTCTAACCTGACTTTATGGAAGGGCGCACAAGGCGTACAGGACAATCCGGCAGGTAACTACGTACACTATGGCGTACGTGAGTTCGGTATGACTGCAATTGCCAATGGTGTAGCACTACACGGTGGTTTCATTCCGTATGTAGCAACATTCCTGATGTTTATGGAATATGCACGTAATGCGGTGCGTATGTCTGCTCTGATGAAACAGCGTGTGATCCATGTCTATACGCATGACTCAATCGGTCTGGGTGAGGATGGTCCTACGCATCAGCCAATCGAGCAAATTGCATCTTTACGTGGTACACCAAACCTGAATACATGGCGTCCATGTGACACAGTTGAAGCAGCGATTTCCTGGAAATCTGCTTTGATGCGTGCTGAAGGTCCGACGGCGTTGATCTTCTCTCGTCAAAACCTGCCATTCCAGAACCGTACAGATGCTCAAATTGCTGACGTGGCAAAAGGCGGTTATGTACTGGCTGAAGAAAAAGGCGAGTTAAAAGCGATCATCATTGCAACAGGTTCTGAAGTAAGCCTGGCGATGGAAGCTTATGCTCAGCTAGAAGGTGTGCGTGTCGTCTCTATGCCATGTGCAGAAGAATTCATGAAGCAGGAAGCGGCTTATCGCGAAGCAGTCTTGCCGACCCATATCCGTGCACGTATTGCAGTTGAAGCGGCGCATGTAGATTACTGGTGGAAATTTGTAGGTCTTGATGGTCGCGTAATTGGCATGACCACATATGGTGAATCTGCACCTGCAAAAGATTTATTCCAGTACTTTGGTATCACCACTGAAGCTGTGGTTGCGGCGGTAAAAGAAATCACTGCTTAA
- a CDS encoding GNAT family N-acetyltransferase, which produces MMKIPQQEWLVLWKGYQKFYQTEISEEVSSNTWSKLTSPEQDNMYGFAALIDQKVVGVVHVVEHESSWTMRPYAYVQDLFTHPDYRGQGVARKLIEHVYQVAQQRNCDRVYWLTQESNRQAQVLYDKVAKKTGFIQYRMA; this is translated from the coding sequence ATGATGAAAATTCCACAACAAGAATGGCTTGTATTGTGGAAAGGCTATCAAAAGTTTTATCAAACCGAAATATCAGAAGAGGTGAGTTCTAATACTTGGTCAAAACTGACCAGCCCTGAACAGGACAATATGTACGGTTTTGCTGCACTCATTGATCAAAAGGTCGTAGGGGTGGTGCATGTGGTTGAGCATGAAAGTAGCTGGACCATGCGGCCTTATGCTTATGTGCAGGATCTATTTACTCATCCGGATTATCGGGGACAGGGTGTGGCGCGCAAACTGATTGAGCATGTATATCAGGTGGCACAGCAGCGTAATTGTGATCGGGTCTATTGGCTAACGCAGGAAAGTAATCGTCAGGCACAAGTCCTGTATGACAAAGTGGCCAAAAAAACCGGATTTATCCAATATCGTATGGCCTAA
- a CDS encoding YceI family protein yields MNLKTLTLGLAVASVATFSFAKPLTYTIDPTHTATVFSWSHFGFSTPSANFSDIQGKIVVDNAKPEKSSVNVTIPVSSINTNVKALDEHILKADFFDAAKYPNITFKSTKVETKDKKNFKITGDLTIKGITKPVVLDAVLNKQAEHPMAKVPAIGFNATTSFDRSAFGVGAYTPNVGDKVTVQITTEASIPAQPAKK; encoded by the coding sequence ATGAATTTGAAAACATTAACTTTAGGGTTAGCTGTTGCATCCGTTGCAACTTTTAGTTTTGCAAAACCATTGACTTATACGATTGACCCGACACATACAGCGACAGTATTTAGCTGGAGCCATTTTGGTTTCTCTACACCATCAGCCAATTTCTCTGATATTCAGGGTAAGATCGTGGTTGATAATGCGAAGCCAGAAAAGTCATCGGTCAATGTTACCATTCCAGTGTCGAGTATTAATACCAACGTAAAAGCACTGGATGAGCATATACTGAAGGCTGATTTCTTTGATGCGGCTAAATACCCAAACATTACATTTAAAAGTACCAAAGTAGAAACGAAGGATAAAAAGAACTTCAAGATTACCGGTGATTTAACCATTAAGGGAATTACCAAGCCAGTGGTACTGGATGCAGTATTGAATAAACAGGCTGAACACCCAATGGCTAAAGTGCCTGCAATTGGTTTTAATGCGACGACTTCTTTTGATCGTTCAGCATTTGGTGTAGGGGCTTATACACCTAATGTAGGTGATAAAGTGACGGTGCAGATTACTACCGAAGCAAGCATTCCTGCTCAGCCAGCCAAAAAATAA
- a CDS encoding LysE family transporter translates to MRSVAHFLFHKIIWLQQVLIIFGGFYLFYLGSLMLRSSLKLLFLYQTRKQGGNLQPSTFILQTVTSRLLHQYGTPKALIDFNSIFLG, encoded by the coding sequence GTGCGCTCAGTGGCCCATTTTCTATTTCATAAAATTATCTGGTTACAACAGGTTTTAATAATCTTTGGCGGATTCTATCTGTTTTATCTGGGCAGTCTGATGTTGAGGTCAAGTTTAAAGCTTCTCTTCCTGTATCAGACCAGAAAGCAAGGGGGCAATCTCCAACCATCAACTTTCATACTTCAAACTGTGACTTCAAGGCTTTTACACCAATATGGCACCCCCAAAGCCCTGATTGACTTCAACAGTATTTTTCTTGGGTAA
- a CDS encoding glutamine amidotransferase, with amino-acid sequence MLNLDHLPDTVYAIQHLAFEDLGAWEDVFYQLGLRVRYFEAGVDDLRQAYEHSGLTVILGGPIGVYDTEDYPFLHQEIDLLKVRLKKNLPTLGICLGAQLIAHALGARVYAGPYKEIGWSQLSLSCIENNPLEDLKNINVLHWYGDSFDLPEQAILLASSKHYPNQAFRVGSNILALQFHAEVASDSLEKWLIGHSSELRQAKINIPELRTASLQFAPTLEATSQTVLSKFLAQLNMTSKPAAF; translated from the coding sequence ATGCTGAACTTGGACCATTTACCCGATACTGTATATGCAATTCAACATCTGGCTTTTGAGGATTTAGGTGCCTGGGAGGATGTCTTTTATCAATTGGGACTACGGGTACGCTATTTTGAAGCCGGTGTAGATGACTTGCGTCAAGCGTATGAGCACTCAGGTCTGACTGTTATTTTAGGTGGCCCGATTGGGGTTTATGACACAGAAGACTATCCTTTCTTACATCAGGAAATAGACTTACTTAAAGTTCGTTTGAAAAAGAATCTCCCTACTTTAGGTATCTGTCTAGGTGCTCAATTGATTGCTCATGCACTCGGTGCTCGAGTCTATGCAGGACCGTATAAAGAAATCGGCTGGTCTCAACTGAGTCTTTCCTGTATTGAAAACAATCCCTTAGAAGATTTAAAAAATATTAATGTACTGCACTGGTATGGTGACAGCTTTGATTTACCTGAACAGGCAATATTGCTGGCTAGCTCCAAACATTACCCAAATCAAGCCTTTCGTGTGGGTTCAAATATCCTGGCGCTACAATTTCATGCTGAAGTGGCCAGTGACAGTCTGGAAAAATGGCTGATTGGCCATAGCTCTGAATTGCGTCAGGCAAAGATTAATATTCCTGAATTACGAACTGCCAGTCTACAGTTTGCTCCTACACTTGAGGCAACTTCACAGACTGTATTAAGCAAATTTTTGGCGCAATTAAATATGACCTCCAAGCCAGCGGCATTTTAG
- the yfcF gene encoding glutathione transferase, which yields MPNICLYIDKKRISPYAMSVYVALTEKGLHFQEKVIDLDQQEQHSLAYRRICPTGKIPCLVVNDFHLFESWAITEYVENNFPFPEYPALYPDETKARAKCRAVQALVKTDFISIRQAMPSDSIFVPPQVPAIFSAEAMQDIQRLLAVTDTVLGEELWLTEHWSIADFDLAFMLHRLLSHQIELPEKIQAYIQRNFQRSSVQSWIQENAKLGA from the coding sequence ATGCCAAACATCTGCCTTTATATTGATAAAAAACGTATCAGCCCTTATGCCATGTCAGTGTATGTGGCTTTGACAGAAAAAGGACTTCATTTTCAGGAAAAAGTGATTGATCTGGATCAGCAGGAACAACACTCTCTGGCTTATCGCAGAATTTGTCCAACTGGCAAAATTCCCTGTTTGGTGGTTAACGATTTCCATTTATTTGAATCCTGGGCCATTACGGAGTATGTGGAAAATAACTTTCCATTCCCGGAGTATCCCGCACTTTATCCTGATGAAACTAAAGCCAGAGCAAAGTGCCGCGCAGTTCAGGCCTTGGTAAAAACTGACTTTATCTCAATCCGGCAGGCAATGCCTTCAGATTCAATTTTTGTGCCACCTCAAGTACCTGCCATTTTTTCAGCCGAGGCCATGCAGGATATTCAGCGTTTATTGGCAGTCACAGACACTGTATTAGGAGAGGAGCTTTGGTTAACTGAACACTGGTCCATTGCCGACTTTGATCTGGCCTTTATGCTACACCGCTTACTTAGTCATCAGATTGAACTGCCTGAAAAAATTCAGGCGTATATCCAACGTAATTTCCAGCGTAGTTCGGTTCAGTCCTGGATTCAGGAAAATGCAAAGTTAGGTGCCTAA
- a CDS encoding cation diffusion facilitator family transporter: protein MGGSHQHDHSHVEVSAKNAKKLSLALLLTTTFLIVEVIAGFMTQSLALLSDAAHMFTDAAALAIALAAIKIGQKPADDKRTFGYQRFEILAALFNALMLFVVALYILFEAYQRFSHPPEIQSVCMLAVAVLGLIINLISMRILVSSSQESLNVKGAYLEVLSDAIGSVGVIIGAIMIYFSGWMWIDTLIAVLIGFWVMPRTWVLLKQSINILLEGVPDEIDIEKLRNDLLSLEGVKEIHQLKVWAITSKKVMLTVHLVAPEVDYKKLHQQAFEMLKHAHHITEMTLQIEDEHCLLEQHQHESYEGQENHSH, encoded by the coding sequence ATGGGAGGCTCACATCAACATGATCACAGTCATGTAGAAGTCAGTGCTAAAAATGCTAAAAAACTGTCCTTGGCATTGCTTCTGACCACGACCTTTTTAATTGTAGAGGTCATAGCAGGTTTCATGACCCAAAGTCTGGCATTGCTCTCTGATGCTGCCCATATGTTTACTGATGCAGCCGCACTGGCCATTGCACTGGCGGCGATTAAAATTGGCCAAAAACCGGCAGATGATAAACGTACATTTGGTTATCAGCGATTTGAAATTCTGGCTGCTCTGTTTAATGCGCTCATGCTTTTTGTGGTGGCGCTTTATATCCTGTTTGAAGCCTATCAGCGTTTTAGTCATCCTCCTGAAATTCAAAGTGTGTGCATGTTGGCCGTTGCGGTACTTGGTCTGATCATCAATCTGATTTCAATGAGGATTCTGGTTTCTAGTAGTCAGGAAAGCTTAAATGTTAAAGGGGCTTATCTGGAAGTGCTAAGTGATGCGATAGGCTCAGTCGGCGTCATTATCGGGGCCATCATGATCTATTTTAGCGGATGGATGTGGATTGATACGCTGATTGCCGTCCTGATTGGTTTTTGGGTGATGCCACGCACCTGGGTTTTGCTGAAACAAAGTATCAATATCCTGCTGGAAGGTGTGCCAGATGAAATTGATATTGAAAAGCTGCGTAATGACCTGTTGTCACTGGAGGGCGTGAAAGAGATTCACCAGTTAAAAGTCTGGGCTATTACTTCTAAGAAAGTCATGTTAACGGTTCATCTGGTTGCGCCAGAGGTTGATTATAAAAAACTGCATCAGCAAGCATTTGAGATGTTGAAGCATGCGCATCATATTACCGAAATGACCCTACAAATTGAAGATGAGCATTGTCTACTAGAACAGCATCAACATGAGTCATATGAAGGGCAGGAAAACCATTCACATTGA
- the cysS gene encoding cysteine--tRNA ligase has protein sequence MQPFVLYNSEQRKKVEFVPRKAGHIDMYVCGMTVYDYCHIGHARVMVAFDYIIRFLRSQGWNVKYVRNITDIDDKIIKRANENGESITALTDRFIQAMNEDAANLGCLEPDEAPRATEYIDQMQSMIGNLVEKGTAYPAANGDVYFQVEKFEKYGRLSGRKLDDMQAGASERVDVEVEKKHPFDFVLWKHAKENEPAWASPWGNGRPGWHIECSAMSTCCLGNHFDIHGGGSDLMFPHHENEIAQSEASTGEQYVNYWMHVGFINVDGEKMSKSLGNFFTIRDVMEKFHPEVIRYFIVSSHYRSPVNFSDVALKEAKTALSRFYHSFKAYQAVYGDKRVDNLDETLVERFNAAMRDDFNTAEAIAVLFEINKELNRAVKEDKAEQAAILYATLSHLTNILGLVQHNVDEFLKSDIGQDALGLTEEQIEDLIQQRQDAKKDKNFARADEIRQSLLDQGVVLEDTRQGTVWRRAD, from the coding sequence ATGCAACCATTTGTTCTATATAACTCAGAGCAACGTAAAAAAGTTGAATTTGTTCCACGCAAAGCAGGGCATATCGACATGTATGTGTGTGGTATGACAGTTTATGATTACTGTCATATTGGACATGCTCGGGTCATGGTTGCATTCGACTATATTATTCGTTTCCTGCGTAGTCAGGGCTGGAACGTAAAATATGTACGTAACATCACCGATATTGATGACAAGATTATTAAGCGTGCTAATGAAAATGGCGAAAGCATCACGGCACTGACAGATCGCTTTATTCAAGCCATGAATGAAGATGCAGCCAACTTGGGGTGCTTGGAGCCAGATGAGGCGCCTCGTGCTACGGAATACATCGACCAGATGCAAAGCATGATTGGCAATCTGGTTGAAAAGGGAACCGCCTATCCGGCAGCAAATGGTGATGTATATTTTCAGGTAGAAAAGTTTGAAAAATATGGCCGTCTTTCGGGGCGTAAACTGGACGACATGCAGGCAGGTGCTTCGGAACGTGTAGATGTCGAAGTTGAAAAAAAACATCCTTTTGACTTTGTGCTCTGGAAACATGCCAAGGAGAATGAGCCGGCTTGGGCTTCTCCATGGGGCAATGGCCGTCCGGGCTGGCATATTGAATGCTCTGCCATGTCGACCTGCTGCCTGGGTAACCACTTTGATATTCATGGCGGTGGTTCGGACCTGATGTTTCCGCATCATGAAAATGAAATTGCGCAATCAGAAGCCTCTACAGGTGAACAGTATGTGAATTACTGGATGCATGTGGGCTTTATCAATGTCGATGGCGAAAAAATGTCGAAGTCGCTGGGTAACTTCTTTACCATTCGTGATGTCATGGAAAAGTTTCATCCGGAAGTGATTCGCTATTTCATTGTGTCTTCACACTACCGCAGTCCGGTGAACTTCTCTGATGTGGCACTGAAGGAAGCTAAAACTGCGTTGTCACGTTTCTATCATTCATTTAAGGCGTATCAGGCTGTTTATGGTGACAAGCGAGTAGACAACTTGGATGAAACCCTAGTGGAGCGCTTCAATGCCGCTATGCGTGATGACTTTAATACGGCAGAGGCAATTGCAGTCCTGTTTGAAATCAATAAAGAGCTGAATCGCGCGGTTAAAGAGGACAAGGCTGAACAGGCTGCTATTCTGTATGCTACTTTAAGCCACCTAACCAATATTCTGGGTCTGGTACAGCACAATGTCGATGAGTTTTTAAAATCTGATATTGGGCAGGATGCTTTGGGTCTAACTGAAGAACAGATCGAAGATCTGATTCAGCAGCGCCAAGACGCCAAAAAAGACAAAAACTTTGCCCGTGCTGATGAAATTCGTCAGTCCTTACTGGACCAAGGAGTGGTTTTGGAAGATACCCGTCAAGGAACAGTATGGCGTCGTGCTGATTAA
- a CDS encoding KpsF/GutQ family sugar-phosphate isomerase codes for MNQEKTANLFDFQKVALETLRIEENALQILATQIDGRFSRACEIILRCKGRLVITGMGKSGHIGRKMAATFASTGTPSFFMHPGEAGHGDLGMLVEGDVLIAISNSGKSDEIMMLMPLIKHLGVPLITISGDDRGPMPQNADVALTLGDIQEACPLGLAPTSSTTATLALGDALAVALLDARGFTSDDFARSHPAGALGKRLLLHVKHLMHTGEDLPKVAPDTPMNKVLYEISDKRLGLTTIVDEQERLLGIFTDGDLRRLIDKQQGFDVNLLVQDVMIQNPWTISQEARAVEALERMNERKINQFVVVDETNKVIGVISMHDLIQAGVN; via the coding sequence TTGAATCAAGAAAAAACAGCGAACTTATTCGATTTCCAGAAGGTTGCACTTGAAACATTACGCATTGAAGAAAATGCGTTACAGATTTTAGCTACGCAGATTGATGGCCGTTTTAGTCGGGCATGTGAAATTATCCTGCGATGCAAAGGGCGTCTGGTCATCACCGGGATGGGGAAATCTGGTCATATTGGCCGTAAAATGGCAGCCACCTTTGCTTCCACAGGTACGCCGTCTTTTTTCATGCATCCAGGTGAAGCGGGGCATGGTGACTTAGGAATGCTGGTCGAAGGAGATGTGCTGATTGCCATTTCTAATTCAGGCAAAAGTGATGAAATCATGATGCTGATGCCTTTGATCAAGCACCTTGGTGTACCTTTAATTACCATTAGTGGTGATGATCGCGGCCCGATGCCACAAAATGCTGATGTTGCCCTGACTTTGGGCGATATTCAGGAAGCTTGTCCACTGGGCCTGGCACCGACATCTTCAACGACTGCCACCTTGGCGCTGGGGGATGCTTTGGCAGTGGCCTTGCTGGATGCTCGCGGGTTCACCTCAGATGACTTTGCACGATCACATCCTGCAGGTGCGCTTGGTAAGCGCTTGCTGCTGCATGTAAAGCATTTGATGCATACGGGGGAAGATTTGCCGAAGGTCGCACCTGATACCCCGATGAATAAAGTGCTTTATGAAATTTCTGATAAGCGTTTAGGTTTGACCACAATTGTGGATGAGCAGGAGCGTTTGCTCGGAATTTTTACCGATGGTGACTTGCGCCGCCTGATTGATAAACAGCAAGGTTTTGATGTTAATCTTCTGGTGCAGGACGTGATGATTCAAAATCCATGGACGATTTCTCAGGAAGCACGTGCAGTCGAAGCCTTGGAACGTATGAACGAGCGTAAAATAAACCAATTTGTAGTGGTGGATGAGACCAATAAGGTGATTGGTGTGATCAGTATGCATGACCTGATTCAGGCTGGGGTAAATTAA
- a CDS encoding KdsC family phosphatase: MASYVLLEQARHIKALVLDVDGILSDGFVTLTNTGDEIKSFDIRDGLGVKLVQQAGIKVIIITGRKSNIVEKRMSDLGVDLVYQGREDKGLALSEACTQLEIAVEDCLYMGDDWPDLSAFAIAGMKVTVPNGHVEVRRRADLVTQAMGGRGAVREICDMLLTSKGVYQELLEKYMRAPY; this comes from the coding sequence ATGGCATCTTATGTATTACTAGAGCAGGCACGTCATATTAAAGCATTGGTGCTAGATGTAGATGGTATTTTAAGCGATGGTTTTGTCACGTTGACCAATACAGGCGATGAAATCAAATCTTTTGATATTCGCGATGGCTTGGGGGTGAAACTGGTTCAGCAGGCTGGTATCAAAGTGATTATCATCACTGGACGTAAAAGTAATATCGTTGAAAAGCGTATGTCAGATCTGGGAGTCGATCTGGTCTATCAGGGTCGTGAAGACAAAGGTCTGGCTTTGAGTGAGGCTTGTACACAACTGGAGATTGCGGTAGAAGATTGCCTGTATATGGGGGATGACTGGCCAGACCTGTCTGCATTTGCCATTGCTGGTATGAAGGTGACAGTACCGAATGGTCATGTGGAAGTTCGCCGTCGTGCCGATCTGGTGACTCAGGCCATGGGCGGGCGCGGCGCAGTGCGTGAAATTTGCGATATGCTGCTGACCTCTAAAGGCGTATACCAAGAGTTACTTGAAAAATATATGCGTGCACCTTATTAA
- the lptC gene encoding LPS export ABC transporter periplasmic protein LptC yields MDTRFLYLTAVIIAAISGGYYYYSGKGNKLQTDSARSMTYSAKDINLTQTDENGMLSVRAQVDELEQNLQQRSSYLKNLLASTYKDGKVEATFIAKLGNGYDDNTKVVLSDGVIATKFLDNGRIRFRTDELTGFPKTREIETDKTVLVDSPQAEFVSQGLKADLNDGQYEFFNIRGKYEPNS; encoded by the coding sequence ATGGATACTAGATTTTTATACCTTACGGCTGTCATTATTGCCGCAATAAGTGGTGGTTATTACTATTACAGTGGAAAAGGCAACAAGCTGCAGACAGATTCTGCCCGCAGCATGACTTATTCTGCCAAGGATATTAACTTAACCCAAACTGATGAAAATGGCATGCTGTCAGTTCGTGCACAAGTCGATGAGCTTGAACAAAACCTACAGCAACGAAGTTCGTATCTGAAAAATCTGCTAGCTTCCACCTATAAAGATGGCAAAGTAGAGGCCACTTTTATTGCCAAGCTGGGAAATGGTTATGATGACAATACAAAAGTGGTACTTTCGGATGGCGTGATCGCGACCAAGTTCCTGGACAATGGAAGAATCCGCTTTCGTACGGATGAGCTGACAGGTTTTCCGAAAACACGTGAAATTGAAACCGACAAAACCGTTCTGGTGGATTCTCCCCAGGCCGAGTTTGTGAGTCAGGGGCTTAAAGCCGATCTTAATGATGGTCAATACGAGTTCTTTAATATTCGAGGAAAGTATGAACCAAATTCGTAG
- the lptA gene encoding lipopolysaccharide transport periplasmic protein LptA yields the protein MNQIRRVKMMSTFLKRMALVTIAGCCSVTAFALPSDRNQAITLLADRATFNERTGVTTYSGNVIIEQGTMKLQANSIVANLNSKKQISVITATGSPARFQQKIDAAKGLAKGQAQKIVYNAETGIITLSGNAYLQQDGASIRGNILKYSMNKGDIEAIGTPNKTGSSSGRVEIVIPPSASQSFPGARD from the coding sequence ATGAACCAAATTCGTAGAGTTAAAATGATGAGCACTTTCCTGAAGCGCATGGCGCTCGTGACGATAGCCGGATGCTGTTCAGTGACGGCTTTCGCTTTGCCATCTGACCGTAATCAGGCAATTACCCTGCTGGCAGACCGTGCAACCTTTAATGAGCGTACAGGGGTAACCACTTACTCCGGGAATGTCATTATCGAGCAGGGCACTATGAAGTTGCAGGCCAACTCAATTGTGGCCAATCTGAACAGTAAAAAGCAGATCAGTGTTATTACTGCAACAGGTAGTCCGGCTCGGTTCCAGCAAAAAATAGACGCGGCGAAAGGTCTGGCGAAAGGACAAGCACAAAAAATTGTTTATAATGCTGAAACCGGTATTATTACCCTGTCAGGCAATGCTTACCTGCAGCAGGATGGTGCCAGCATTCGCGGTAATATCCTTAAATACAGTATGAATAAAGGGGATATTGAGGCCATCGGTACACCGAACAAAACCGGTTCATCTTCAGGTCGTGTAGAGATTGTGATTCCGCCATCCGCGAGTCAGTCCTTCCCGGGAGCACGTGATTAA
- the lptB gene encoding LPS export ABC transporter ATP-binding protein produces the protein MEQVQQVQTLCIKHLAKNYSKRWVVKDVSFSMESGQIVGLLGPNGAGKTTSFYMVVGLVRMDKGEIHLDNLDLSDLAMHERARKGIGYLPQEASIFRKLTIAENIMAILETRKDLNKEQRQQRLKELLADFKITHIKDSLGMSVSGGERRRAEIARALAADPKFMLLDEPFAGVDPISVGDIKDIIMTLKERGIGVLITDHNVRETLAICEHAYIVSEGAVIAEGTPNEILANETVRKVYLGDDFTV, from the coding sequence ATGGAGCAAGTGCAGCAGGTTCAGACTTTATGCATCAAACATCTGGCAAAAAACTATAGCAAACGCTGGGTAGTTAAAGATGTTTCTTTCAGCATGGAAAGTGGTCAGATTGTAGGGCTTTTGGGTCCTAATGGTGCCGGAAAAACCACCAGTTTCTATATGGTAGTCGGACTGGTGCGCATGGATAAAGGTGAAATTCATCTAGATAATCTGGATTTATCTGATCTGGCCATGCATGAACGTGCCCGTAAAGGCATTGGCTATTTGCCACAGGAAGCCTCTATTTTCAGAAAGTTGACTATCGCTGAAAATATTATGGCAATTCTGGAAACCCGTAAGGATTTGAATAAGGAGCAACGTCAGCAGCGCCTCAAGGAATTGCTGGCAGATTTTAAAATTACTCATATCAAAGATTCATTAGGGATGAGTGTTTCCGGTGGAGAACGCCGTCGTGCTGAAATCGCACGGGCATTGGCTGCTGATCCGAAATTTATGCTCTTGGATGAACCTTTTGCAGGGGTCGATCCAATCTCGGTTGGTGATATTAAAGACATTATCATGACCTTGAAAGAACGTGGAATCGGGGTGCTGATCACCGATCATAACGTACGTGAAACTCTGGCGATCTGTGAGCATGCTTATATTGTCAGTGAGGGTGCTGTCATTGCAGAGGGTACGCCGAATGAAATTCTGGCCAATGAAACGGTGAGAAAAGTTTATTTGGGTGATGATTTTACTGTTTAA